The genomic window GATAGACTTATAAACATGGATTATAAATTCTTTGAGAAATTGTTTGAAGAAATAAGTAAAAAGTTTGAAAAAGTATTAAAAATATGAGCAACAAAAATGAAGGTGGTGCTAAAGAGATTTGATTCTACATTAGTTTGAATATCAGAAAAACTACTTAAGTTTTGAATAAAAGCATGAAGTCCAGATGAAAGACATATAAAATTTACAGTCTGATTAAAGTGATTGTTGCCAAATAAAGTTTCAGTTTATGAAGAGCAAAAAGCAAGTAGTGAAGATGTAGCATTATGAGAAACTATTTTACAAGAGACAACATCTAAAAATCAAATATTATTATTTGATAGATGAGTTCAAAAAAGAGAAACTTATTCAAAGCTAATAGATAAAAATACAAATTTTGTAAGTAGATTAAGACAAAATACTAAGTATCAAGTTATAAGACAAAATAAAGAAGTAGAATGAATAAAAGTATGAAATTTAGTGTTAGAATGTGATGAAATAGTAAAATTATATTGAAAATGATGAGATATATTAGAAAAAGAATTAAGATTAATAAAAGCAATAAATCAAAAAAATGAAGTATTTTTATTTATAACAAATATGTATAATTTCACAGCAGAAGAAATAACAGAATTTTATGCAAGGAGATGGGATATAGAAGTATTTTTTAGATTTATAAAACAAGAATTTTGATTTAGTCATTTTGTATCAAGATCAAAGAATTGAATAATGAATATGCTATATATGACACTAATAACATCAATACTTGTAATAGTATATAAATCAAAAAACAGTATAAAATCCTACAAAGAAGCTAAAAGAAGATTTATTGCTGAATTAGATGAATTAATTTTAATTGAGCTAGCAATAGCAATCTGAGGAGATGTTGATCTTCTTAAAAAGAAATATTTAAATTATTATAAATACTCTTAATAAGGTTTCGGACAAGACTGGGGTGACCCCCTTCAAAAAATCCAAAATCTCACCAAAACATGAAATTAGTTTGTTCTTTTGAAATTTGCTTGGTTTTGTTTTTAAATTGTTTTCATACTCTTTGTAATAACCAAAAGCCAAATCAAAATTTCTGTTCATAAAAAAAAGGGATTATAATTTTAAACAGTTTTTAGCATTTCTTCCAGTCTTGCATCTGCAATAGATTCTTCTGAATTATTTTTTTGAAAATCAAATTCTTCTTTTCTATAAACTGAATCTACAAAATTGGAAAATTTATTTGCATCAAAACTTTCTCTTCCATC from Candidatus Absconditicoccus praedator includes these protein-coding regions:
- a CDS encoding IS4 family transposase, with the translated sequence MEGINVKQILEIIPDEFIEKLEKNCNINHQVKKMSGKVMFKLLLMGILDGDNLTQRTLASIYNSPEFTQYADKGEQQTRHTTISDRLINMDYKFFEKLFEEISKKFEKVLKIGATKMKVVLKRFDSTLVGISEKLLKFGIKAGSPDERHIKFTVGLKGLLPNKVSVYEEQKASSEDVALGETILQETTSKNQILLFDRGVQKRETYSKLIDKNTNFVSRLRQNTKYQVIRQNKEVEGIKVGNLVLECDEIVKLYGKGGDILEKELRLIKAINQKNEVFLFITNMYNFTAEEITEFYARRWDIEVFFRFIKQEFGFSHFVSRSKNGIMNMLYMTLITSILVIVYKSKNSIKSYKEAKRRFIAELDELILIELAIAIGGDVDLLKKKYLNYYKYS